The following are from one region of the Methanobrevibacter sp. TMH8 genome:
- a CDS encoding Hsp20/alpha crystallin family protein produces MSEKPKLDKDKYDEFSDKVDKSVEKGRNVAGRVANDFGKTMDDILVNLKSFQKDVDTKISEYKETAPGKITLDLIDAGDVYYVKVDLPGVNKDEIDIEIADRELTIATFFGEECNEENNCEFLIRGRTYGPARRTIRLPTKVKMNDSKAEFSNGVLFLELPKVEVKKLKVDIK; encoded by the coding sequence ATGAGTGAAAAACCTAAACTTGATAAAGATAAGTATGATGAGTTCTCAGATAAAGTAGATAAAAGCGTTGAAAAAGGAAGAAATGTTGCTGGTAGAGTAGCTAATGATTTTGGAAAAACTATGGATGATATTCTCGTAAATCTAAAATCTTTCCAAAAAGATGTTGATACCAAAATAAGTGAATATAAAGAAACAGCTCCTGGTAAAATAACTCTTGACCTTATAGATGCTGGGGATGTTTACTATGTAAAAGTTGACCTTCCTGGTGTAAACAAAGATGAAATTGATATTGAAATCGCTGATAGGGAATTGACAATTGCCACTTTCTTTGGTGAAGAATGTAATGAAGAAAATAACTGTGAATTCTTAATAAGAGGAAGAACATATGGTCCAGCTAGAAGAACTATCCGTTTACCTACCAAAGTTAAAATGAATGATTCAAAAGCAGAGTTTAGTAATGGTGTTCTTTTTTTAGAACTTCCTAAAGTTGAAGTCAAAAAATTAAAAGTAGATATTAAATAA
- a CDS encoding NOG1 family protein produces MMIPTIPTPDELLDKGFRRGKKAADLARTSKIPKRLKGKRIEETRVITACQVIKDRLKMIIDRVPDIETLPEFYQDYIDITVGVDDMKKALGALNWAYGILTQLEKDYAGRIRRAPSEKASSLQKQAYGRIASVVNKIKKDLDFLDFAKANLRNMPTIDFEATTIVIAGFPNVGKSTLLRQITDATPEVANYPFTTKGIQIGHLERNWKKIQIIDTPGLLDRPILDMNEIELNAMVALEHLADAIFFIIDVSETCGFTIDAQYNLSEEINRIFDVPMVYLFNKIDISNMNRDNSDDNLNYLDSYLDNIDDYLLISAYEGEGIDEIISKLERVKKIERKDKYNDDDYL; encoded by the coding sequence ATGATGATACCAACTATTCCTACTCCTGATGAACTTTTAGATAAAGGCTTTAGGAGAGGAAAAAAAGCAGCGGATTTAGCTAGAACTTCAAAGATTCCAAAAAGGCTAAAAGGAAAGCGAATTGAAGAAACTCGTGTTATAACTGCCTGTCAAGTTATTAAAGATAGGCTTAAGATGATTATAGATAGAGTACCTGATATTGAAACACTTCCAGAATTCTATCAAGATTATATAGATATAACTGTTGGTGTCGATGATATGAAAAAGGCTCTTGGTGCGCTGAATTGGGCTTATGGGATACTTACTCAACTTGAAAAAGATTATGCTGGAAGAATTAGAAGAGCACCTTCAGAAAAAGCAAGTTCCCTTCAAAAACAAGCTTATGGAAGGATAGCTTCGGTTGTAAATAAAATTAAGAAAGACCTTGATTTTTTAGATTTTGCAAAAGCTAACCTTAGAAACATGCCAACTATCGATTTTGAAGCTACTACAATAGTAATAGCTGGATTTCCGAATGTGGGTAAATCTACACTTCTTCGTCAAATAACTGATGCAACTCCAGAAGTAGCTAATTATCCTTTCACAACTAAAGGAATTCAAATTGGACATCTTGAGAGAAATTGGAAGAAAATACAGATTATTGACACTCCGGGACTTCTTGATAGACCAATTTTAGACATGAATGAAATTGAATTAAATGCTATGGTAGCTCTTGAACACTTAGCTGATGCAATATTTTTCATAATTGATGTATCTGAAACATGTGGTTTTACTATAGATGCTCAATATAATCTTTCTGAAGAAATCAATAGAATATTTGATGTTCCGATGGTTTATCTTTTCAATAAAATAGATATATCTAATATGAATAGAGACAATTCTGATGATAATCTCAATTATTTAGATAGCTATTTAGATAATATTGATGATTATTTACTTATTTCAGCTTATGAAGGTGAAGGTATTGATGAAATAATATCTAAACTAGAAAGAGTTAAAAAAATAGAAAGAAAAGATAAATATAATGATGATGATTATTTATAG